One Brassica napus cultivar Da-Ae chromosome A1, Da-Ae, whole genome shotgun sequence genomic region harbors:
- the LOC111212216 gene encoding F-box/kelch-repeat protein At3g17530-like — MTIMISDLPYDLVSEILARVPSKSLAKLQTTCKRWYALFKDPKFVKMNNNLRKASKEVMFLIDYRVYSISVNRFHNSFRDTCIEYASIEFTGKLTRLEDSKEVKLSRIFHCNGLILCCMEDFESLVVWNPCTGETMSIKPKSFYQWNDSYAFGCGNSESSCPNYKILRCSSYYCKNSEQRIFNCEIYDFSSDSWRVLAGVTWRIHCSDNVVSLKGNAYWIHFDREAGHNVLLSFNFTTEVFVSMTLPDQSDYRHLGISVVREERLAVLHHNIGTSLTEMNVWLSNKIDEAKEVSWSKFLVVSFDNFKYPSYVKEITFWVDDEDKVVVTCIRDRDNYDYVYIVGERLHKQVFGKSWIWPCLLSYVPSLNHIPKAKKEETL, encoded by the coding sequence ATGACTATTATGATATCCGATCTACCCTATGATTTGGTATCAGAAATACTCGCTAGGGTTCCGTCCAAGTCTCTAGCAAAACTGCAAACTACTTGCAAACGATGGTACGCCTTATTCAAAGATCCAAAGTTCGTGAAGATGAACAACAACTTGCGTAAAGCATCGAAAGAGGTGATGTTCCTTATAGACTATAGGGTTTATTCGATTAGCGTTAACAGATTCCACAACAGCTTCCGTGACACATGCATTGAGTATGCATCCATCGAGTTTACAGGTAAACTTACCCGTCTTGAAGATTCAAAAGAGGTAAAGTTATCTCGAATCTTTCACTGCAACGGATTGATATTATGCTGCATGGAGGATTTCGAAAGTCTTGTGGTTTGGAACCCTTGTACTGGTGAAACCATGAGTATCAAACCCAAAAGTTTTTACCAGTGGAATGATAGTTATGCTTTTGGATGTGGAAACAGCGAATCTTCTTGCCCCAACTACAAAATTTTGAGGTGTAGCAGTTATTATTGCAAAAACAGTGAGCAACGTATTTTTAACTGTGAAATTTATGACTTCAGCTCTGATTCATGGAGGGTTCTTGCTGGTGTGACCTGGAGGATACATTGTTCTGACAATGTTGTGTCGCTGAAAGGAAATGCTTACTGGATTCATTTTGATAGAGAAGCTGGCCATAATGTCCTACTCAGTTTTAATTTCACAACGGAGGTATTTGTGTCTATGACTCTTCCGGATCAGAGTGATTATAGACATTTGGGTATATCGGTTGTTAGAGAAGAACGCCTAGCAGTTTTACATCACAATATTGGTACATCCTTGACAGAGATGAATGTATGGTTGAGCAATAAGATTGATGAAGCCAAAGAGGTGTCATGGAGCAAATTCTTAGTAGTGAGCTTTGATAACTTTAAGTATCCAAGTTACGTGAAAGAGATTACTTTTTGGGTGGACGATGAGGATAAAGTGGTAGTAACTTGTATTAGAGACAGAGACAATTATGATTACGTTTACATTGTAGGAGAACGTTTGCATAAACAAGTTTTTGGTAAATCTTGGATTTGGCCATGTCTCCTGAGTTATGTTCCAAGTTTGAATCACATCCCCAAGgcgaaaaaagaagaaacattgTAA
- the LOC106429732 gene encoding ras-related protein RABA1d — protein sequence MAGYKADDDYDYLFKVVLIGDSGVGKSNLLSRFTRNEFSLESKSTIGVEFATRSLTVNDKVIKAQIWDTAGQERYRAITSAYYRGAVGALLVYDVTRHSTFENVERWLRELRDHTDPNIVVMLVGNKSDLRHLIAVQTEDAKSFAENESLYFMETSALESTNVENAFSEVLTQIHQVVSKKAMEAGDDSGNVPSKGEKIDIDVSAVKKTGCCSN from the exons ATGGCGGGTTACAAAGCAGATGATGATTACGATTACCTATTCAAGGTGGTTCTAATCGGCGATTCAGGTGTTGGAAAGTCCAATCTGCTTTCTCGATTCACCAGGAACGAGTTTAGCCTCGAGTCCAAGTCCACCATCGGGGTAGAGTTCGCTACTCGTAGCTTGACTGTTAACGACAAAGTCATCAAAGCCCAGATTTGGGACACTGCTGGTCAAGAAAG GTACCGAGCAATCACTAGTGCATACTACAGAGGAGCTGTTGGTGCTCTTCTTGTCTACGACGTTACCCGACACTCCACGTTCGAAAACGTTGAGAGATGGCTAAGGGAGCTTCGTGACCATACCGACCCAAACATAGTTGTCATGCTCGTGGGAAACAAATCTGATCTTCGTCATCTTATTGCGGTTCAGACCGAAGATGCTAAGTCTTTTGCGGAGAACGAATCACTCTACTTCATGGAGACTTCAGCTCTTGAGTCTACTAACGTTGAGAACGCGTTTTCTGAAGTGCTCACTCAGATTCACCAAGTTGTGAGCAAGAAAGCGATGGAGGCTGGTGATGATTCGGGTAATGTTCCTTCTAAAGGAGAGAAGATTGATATTGATGTATCGGCTGTGAAGAAAACTGGTTGCTGCTCGAACTAA